A single Perognathus longimembris pacificus isolate PPM17 chromosome 17, ASM2315922v1, whole genome shotgun sequence DNA region contains:
- the LOC125365603 gene encoding protein CEBPZOS-like, with amino-acid sequence MEPTAKKIFRGILVAELLGVFGAYFLFNKMNTNQNFRQTMTKKFPFILEVYYKSLEMSGMYGIREQDQEK; translated from the coding sequence ATGGAACCAACAGCAAAGAAGATCTTTAGAGGAATTTTAGTAGCTGAACTTTTGGGTGTTTTTGGAGCATACTTTTTGTTTAATAAGATGAACACAAACCAAAATTTCAGGCAAACAATGACCAAGAAATTTCCTTTCATCTTGGAAGTCTATTACAAATCCCTTGAAATGTCTGGAATGTATGGAATTAGAGAGCAAGATCAAGAAAAGTAG